One Acidimicrobiales bacterium DNA window includes the following coding sequences:
- a CDS encoding VOC family protein translates to MRVRRLNRVELLLPGEDIPAAARAFNDLLGGHLPPPEEVPGQQVVTTADYALGIELYGPSSPASPRSSSFDDKPRRGAVGPLVWEVDDLDAAKAEVVAKGHRIRFEFGAPGVRQLHLDADQLFGYGVTFTERRSEGVGEAPTHVRRFQRVELLVAGSDIDAARDAFNDVLGADIPPVQRLDDVDVLTTWDLAVGIELFGPASPTSRVQPHVERKGRGAIGPLVWEVDDLDAATARAVEAGYRVQYEFGEPGHRQVHFDDAQLFGYGVTFTERHAG, encoded by the coding sequence ATGAGGGTCAGGCGTCTGAACCGCGTCGAGCTGCTGCTGCCCGGCGAGGACATCCCCGCTGCCGCGAGGGCATTCAACGACCTCCTCGGCGGGCACCTTCCGCCTCCCGAGGAGGTGCCGGGCCAGCAGGTCGTGACCACGGCCGACTATGCGCTCGGCATCGAGCTCTACGGCCCGAGCAGCCCCGCCAGCCCACGGAGCTCGTCGTTCGACGACAAGCCGCGGCGCGGCGCCGTCGGCCCCCTGGTCTGGGAGGTCGACGACCTCGACGCCGCCAAGGCGGAGGTCGTGGCGAAGGGACATCGGATCCGGTTCGAGTTCGGTGCGCCGGGCGTCCGCCAGCTGCACCTCGACGCCGACCAGCTCTTCGGCTACGGCGTGACGTTCACGGAACGTCGCAGCGAGGGAGTGGGCGAGGCCCCGACCCACGTGCGCCGCTTCCAGCGGGTCGAGCTGCTGGTCGCGGGCAGCGACATCGACGCGGCCCGCGACGCCTTCAACGACGTCCTGGGCGCCGACATCCCGCCGGTCCAACGGCTCGACGACGTGGACGTCCTCACGACGTGGGACCTCGCCGTCGGCATCGAGCTCTTCGGCCCGGCCAGCCCGACCAGTCGCGTCCAGCCGCACGTCGAGCGGAAGGGCCGTGGCGCCATCGGGCCGCTCGTGTGGGAGGTCGACGACCTCGACGCCGCGACGGCCCGGGCGGTGGAGGCGGGGTACCGGGTGCAGTACGAGTTCGGTGAGCCCGGCCACCGCCAGGTTCACTTCGACGACGCGCAGCTGTTCGGCTACGGCGTCACGTTCACAGAGCGACACGCCGGATGA
- a CDS encoding cytochrome P450, translated as MTRSSSTDSHVYWDPYDEALDDDPYPVWKRMRDEAPVYRNDTLDFWALSRFDDIEVAHKDTATFSSARGTVLERMGPESEGSGMMIFVDPPDHTELRALVSRAFTPRRVSAIEDRVRAICAELLDPHVRGTGFDYVQDFATQLPSRVISSLVGLPPEDQEPTRRLVDGMFHIEPGVGMVNDTSATAALELIVYLGDLVTRRAADPQDDLVSALVQAEVTDEDGTRRRLTPDECTSFTLLLYTAGTETVAKLLGNAAVVLAGHPDQRADLVREAEAIPNAVEELLRFEPPSPVNGRWTARDVELHGVVIPKGSKVLLLTGSAGRDERAFADPDRFDIRRSMRHHLTFGYGIHFCIGAALARLEGRIALEETLRRFPEWAVDPAGVERVHTSTVRGYRRVPIRLPISP; from the coding sequence ATGACCCGATCGAGCTCGACCGATTCGCATGTGTACTGGGATCCCTACGACGAGGCGCTCGACGACGACCCGTATCCGGTGTGGAAGCGCATGCGCGACGAGGCCCCGGTGTACCGCAACGACACGCTCGACTTCTGGGCGCTGAGCCGGTTCGACGACATCGAGGTGGCCCACAAGGACACCGCCACGTTCAGCTCGGCCCGGGGCACGGTGCTGGAGCGGATGGGCCCCGAATCCGAGGGCTCGGGGATGATGATCTTCGTCGACCCGCCCGACCACACGGAGCTCCGGGCGCTGGTGTCGAGGGCGTTCACACCTCGCCGGGTGAGCGCCATCGAGGACCGTGTGCGCGCGATCTGCGCCGAGCTGCTCGACCCCCACGTCCGCGGCACCGGGTTCGACTACGTCCAGGACTTCGCCACCCAGCTGCCCTCGCGGGTGATCTCCTCGCTCGTGGGCCTGCCGCCCGAGGACCAGGAGCCGACACGCCGGCTCGTCGACGGCATGTTCCACATCGAGCCCGGCGTCGGAATGGTCAACGACACGAGCGCGACGGCGGCGCTCGAGCTGATCGTGTACCTCGGCGATCTCGTCACCAGGCGGGCCGCCGACCCCCAGGACGATCTGGTCAGCGCGCTGGTCCAGGCCGAGGTGACCGACGAGGACGGCACCCGTCGCCGGCTCACGCCGGACGAGTGCACGAGCTTCACCCTGCTGCTCTACACCGCGGGCACCGAGACGGTGGCCAAGCTGCTCGGCAACGCGGCCGTCGTGCTCGCCGGCCACCCCGACCAACGCGCCGACCTCGTGAGGGAGGCCGAGGCGATCCCGAACGCGGTCGAGGAGCTGCTGAGGTTCGAGCCGCCCTCGCCGGTGAACGGCCGCTGGACCGCACGTGACGTCGAGCTCCACGGTGTCGTGATCCCGAAGGGTTCCAAGGTGCTGTTGCTCACCGGCAGCGCGGGGCGCGACGAGCGTGCCTTCGCCGACCCCGACCGGTTCGACATCCGCCGGTCGATGCGCCACCACCTGACGTTCGGCTACGGGATCCACTTCTGCATCGGCGCCGCCCTCGCCCGCCTCGAGGGCCGCATCGCCCTCGAGGAGACGTTGCGCCGGTTCCCGGAGTGGGCCGTCGACCCCGCCGGCGTCGAACGCGTCCACACCAGCACCGTGCGCGGCTACCGCCGCGTGCCGATCCGCCTCCCCATCAGCCCGTGA